One genomic segment of Trichococcus shcherbakoviae includes these proteins:
- a CDS encoding MBL fold metallo-hydrolase, whose amino-acid sequence MFFKSFFDPQVAQFSYLVGCQKTGEAIIIDPLRKLDDYILAAEDEGLVITAATETHIHADYASGLRETERRLGAKLYVSDMGGEDWRYQDLPEGSVLLQDGDIISVGKVKLEVLHTPGHTPESVSFLLTDIGGGSDIPMGLFTGDFIFVGDVGRPDLLEEAAHMQGTTEIGAKEMFRSLQRMADYPDHLQIWPGHGAGSACGKSLGAVPMTTFGYEKDNNWAFQHDEETSFIDALTDDQPEPPTYFAQMKKINKLDGGAYVPYPVFPLQQAGPNDRVIDLRSKEIYQAGHIERTLNIPLNKKFLTYVGWFLDYEGQVTLIGTKEQAETAARHLQLIGFDQVRGYLDAGQIKDDKMTETITAAAFIALRQAKDLQILDVRSKSEWDKGHLSDAKRVLLGKLLEEPLPFKRDEPLYVHCQSGVRSAVAIGALEERGFKKIVNILGGYTAIEKILNE is encoded by the coding sequence ATGTTTTTTAAATCATTTTTCGATCCCCAAGTAGCGCAATTTTCCTATTTGGTGGGGTGTCAAAAAACAGGAGAAGCCATCATTATCGATCCCTTGCGCAAGTTGGATGACTATATCTTGGCAGCCGAAGACGAAGGGTTGGTCATCACTGCGGCAACGGAAACGCATATCCATGCCGATTATGCATCAGGCCTGCGGGAGACCGAAAGGCGTTTAGGCGCCAAACTGTATGTCTCGGACATGGGCGGGGAGGACTGGCGTTACCAGGATCTGCCGGAAGGAAGCGTGCTGCTGCAGGATGGGGATATCATCTCCGTAGGGAAGGTCAAACTGGAGGTGCTGCACACACCTGGGCATACGCCGGAGAGTGTGTCCTTTCTGTTGACGGATATCGGCGGAGGTTCGGACATTCCGATGGGGTTGTTCACCGGCGATTTTATCTTTGTGGGTGACGTCGGCCGACCGGACTTGCTGGAAGAGGCAGCGCATATGCAAGGCACCACCGAAATCGGAGCGAAAGAAATGTTCCGCTCTCTTCAGAGAATGGCTGACTATCCGGACCATCTGCAGATTTGGCCCGGGCACGGTGCCGGCAGCGCCTGCGGGAAGTCGTTGGGCGCCGTACCGATGACCACTTTCGGCTACGAAAAAGACAACAACTGGGCTTTCCAACATGACGAGGAAACGAGTTTCATCGATGCTTTGACGGATGATCAGCCTGAGCCCCCGACCTACTTTGCCCAGATGAAGAAGATCAACAAACTGGACGGCGGCGCCTACGTGCCTTATCCGGTCTTCCCGCTTCAGCAGGCCGGCCCAAATGACAGGGTGATCGATCTGCGCTCAAAAGAAATCTATCAAGCTGGACACATCGAAAGGACGCTCAATATTCCGCTGAATAAAAAGTTTTTGACTTACGTCGGGTGGTTCCTGGATTACGAAGGGCAAGTGACACTCATCGGAACCAAAGAGCAGGCTGAAACGGCTGCCCGCCACCTGCAACTGATCGGGTTCGACCAAGTCAGAGGCTATCTGGATGCCGGCCAGATCAAGGATGATAAGATGACCGAAACGATCACGGCAGCCGCATTCATCGCATTGCGCCAAGCAAAGGATCTGCAAATATTGGACGTGCGTTCGAAGAGTGAATGGGATAAAGGGCACCTGTCCGATGCCAAACGCGTCCTACTCGGCAAGCTCTTGGAGGAACCGTTGCCGTTCAAGCGGGATGAGCCTCTTTACGTCCATTGCCAATCCGGCGTCCGTTCCGCCGTCGCCATCGGTGCGTTGGAGGAGAGGGGATTCAAAAAGATTGTCAATATCCTGGGAGGATACACTGCAATCGAAAAGATCCTCAACGAATAG
- the helD gene encoding RNA polymerase recycling motor HelD: protein MHKDLTKEQERVHRVIKVINNEKTRLAEQVEEKSEKQRQQLKESKEIKISQGSSESVWESSAELRAFEQELMIRNNELQNSNERVAVLEKMQDEPYFGRIDYHDDFGNETIYIGIGSLFEKDENLIVDWRSPIASLYYEGSKGEKVKLMIADQPMSYGVDLKRQFLIRQAEIIRMMDTDNVMGDPYLLEVLEGPSSYQMGTVVSTLQKEQNQIVRETKAAVTLIEGVAGSGKTVVLMQKIAYLLYAFRDQLKSEEVVLFSPNKIFQEYVSQVLPALGELNVGNTTFSEFMERKVTGFSLRADQEDSLAKVTVLKGSLAFYEALQKYGTLLKKRYLKFSDIRFRDDIILSEKEIESAFYSIESQGSLASKLDILKRHLLQRVERIQQSQKGKPWVEKEMIAMSDLDLYRYEKETHNQKAMEEAMTADILEDAFEPIVARIEALAFIRYKNQYIHFLRAVPKLLSLDVFGLDEDEWRTHIAVVAAHMAEKSVLLEDLDAYYSLRLLLKGPSSDMKYQYICLDEVQDFSPFQLQMLQHAYPSARFILSGDLNQNILNRRLSFDDLRTIFSESTFRSYRLLTSYRSTNEIVRFSESFIEGEKPEGTYIRSGKKPEVLLTDDGGLDMDYIKQKVDASVAAGMRVAFISRNAEDAERISQELSVAGFDFKLVQQDTDNSHHPVLITPARLAKGLEFDVVFAICHYPAKAAQNEMQILYTICTRAMHELYLTVSEKEAGLVERVDPDYYDVRKM from the coding sequence TTGCATAAAGATCTAACGAAAGAACAGGAACGTGTCCATCGCGTCATTAAAGTCATCAACAACGAAAAAACGCGATTGGCCGAGCAAGTAGAAGAAAAAAGTGAAAAGCAAAGACAGCAATTAAAGGAATCCAAAGAGATCAAAATCAGCCAAGGTTCTTCAGAGAGCGTCTGGGAATCGTCGGCTGAACTGCGGGCTTTTGAGCAGGAGCTGATGATCCGCAACAACGAATTGCAGAACAGCAACGAGCGTGTCGCTGTCTTGGAAAAAATGCAGGATGAGCCTTACTTCGGCCGTATCGATTATCACGATGATTTCGGCAATGAAACGATCTACATCGGGATCGGATCCTTGTTCGAGAAAGATGAGAACCTGATCGTCGACTGGCGTTCGCCGATTGCCTCGCTTTATTATGAAGGCAGCAAAGGCGAAAAAGTGAAGCTGATGATAGCCGATCAACCGATGTCCTACGGCGTTGACCTGAAGAGGCAATTTCTGATCAGACAGGCGGAAATCATCCGCATGATGGACACGGACAATGTCATGGGCGATCCGTATTTGCTGGAAGTGTTGGAAGGACCTTCATCCTATCAGATGGGCACGGTCGTATCCACCTTACAGAAAGAGCAGAACCAAATCGTCAGGGAAACCAAAGCGGCCGTCACGCTGATAGAAGGGGTTGCCGGATCAGGGAAAACGGTTGTCCTGATGCAGAAAATCGCCTATCTGCTGTATGCTTTCCGGGACCAATTGAAGTCGGAAGAAGTCGTCCTGTTTTCCCCGAACAAAATATTCCAGGAATATGTTTCCCAAGTGTTGCCTGCATTGGGCGAACTGAATGTGGGGAACACAACCTTCAGCGAATTCATGGAGCGGAAAGTGACCGGATTTTCTTTGCGCGCCGATCAAGAGGACAGCTTAGCCAAGGTTACGGTACTGAAGGGCAGCTTGGCCTTTTATGAAGCGTTGCAGAAATACGGTACGCTCCTGAAGAAGCGCTACCTGAAATTCTCGGATATCCGTTTCCGCGATGATATCATCCTCTCGGAGAAGGAGATCGAGTCGGCCTTCTACAGCATCGAAAGCCAAGGTTCATTGGCCAGCAAATTGGATATCCTCAAAAGGCACTTGCTGCAGCGCGTGGAACGCATCCAGCAGTCGCAAAAAGGCAAGCCATGGGTCGAAAAAGAAATGATCGCCATGTCCGATCTGGATCTGTACCGTTACGAGAAAGAGACCCACAACCAAAAAGCGATGGAAGAGGCCATGACGGCGGATATCCTGGAGGACGCTTTCGAACCAATCGTCGCGAGGATCGAAGCGCTGGCCTTTATCCGTTATAAGAACCAATACATCCATTTCCTGAGAGCCGTTCCTAAATTGCTCTCATTGGATGTTTTCGGCTTGGATGAGGATGAATGGCGCACCCACATCGCTGTGGTTGCGGCACACATGGCAGAGAAGAGCGTGCTGCTGGAAGATCTGGATGCCTACTACAGTCTGCGGTTGTTGCTGAAGGGACCATCCAGCGACATGAAATACCAATACATCTGCCTGGATGAGGTGCAGGACTTTTCACCTTTCCAACTGCAGATGCTGCAGCATGCCTACCCGAGCGCACGCTTCATCCTGAGCGGCGACTTGAATCAGAATATCCTGAACAGACGCCTTTCCTTTGATGATCTCCGGACCATTTTTTCCGAAAGTACATTCCGTTCGTACCGTTTGCTGACCAGCTACCGATCGACGAATGAAATCGTCCGTTTCTCGGAAAGCTTCATCGAAGGCGAAAAACCGGAAGGGACCTATATCCGTTCCGGCAAGAAACCGGAAGTACTGCTGACCGACGATGGCGGGCTCGATATGGACTACATCAAACAGAAGGTGGACGCGAGCGTCGCTGCCGGCATGCGCGTGGCTTTCATCAGCCGCAATGCGGAAGATGCGGAACGCATCAGCCAGGAACTGTCGGTTGCCGGCTTCGATTTCAAACTCGTGCAGCAGGATACCGACAACAGCCACCATCCGGTATTGATCACGCCGGCCCGTTTGGCGAAAGGTCTGGAATTCGATGTCGTTTTTGCGATTTGCCACTATCCGGCAAAAGCTGCCCAGAACGAAATGCAGATCCTCTACACAATCTGCACCCGGGCGATGCACGAGCTCTATCTGACCGTTTCCGAGAAGGAAGCCGGACTGGT